The genomic window CCGGCAGGCCCGGCGGCCGCCCGGCCGGGGGCGAACGGGCCCGGGGGCGTCCCGCCAGGGACAATGGGCGGGTGGACAACCGTTTCGGGGACGCCTACGCCCGCGCCATCCACGGCGGGGCCGACGAGGTCGACGCCGCCGCCTCCGTGCTGGCCGCGGACAGCGGGCGCGACGCCGTGGCCGCGCGGTGGATGCGTGACGTGGTCGGCGGGTGCGAGCGAAGGGGGTGGCGGGGGGACGACCTCGGGCGGATGGCCGGGCGGGAGCTCGGCGCGCTGCATCAGCGCCTGGCGCAGTGGCCGGACGGCCGCAGCCTCGGCGACTTCGCCCGCGAGGAGCGCCTCACCGGATTCGCCGCGGCGACCGCCTTCGTGGAGCTGCTGTGCCTCTACGCCCGGCTGCCCGCGCTCCCCGTCCTCGCCGCACCGGCGGAGCAGGCCGCCCCGCCGAAGATGCTGGCCCGCATCCGGGCCCTGCTGGCGAAGGCGGAGTCGACCGGTTATCCGGAGGAGGCGGAAGCCCTGTCCGCCAAGGCCCAGCACCTGATGGCCAGGCACAGCATCGACGCGGCGCTGCTGGCGGCCGCCCACGCGGACGGGGCCGCTGCGGGAGCGCGGCGGATCTGGATCGACGGACCTTACGAGGCGGCCAAGGCCCTCCTGCTTGACGCCGTCGCCGCCGCGAACCGCGCCCAGTCCGTCTGGTCCTCGGAGATCGGCTTCTCGACGGTCGTCGGCCACGCCCCCGACCTCGACGCCGTCGAACTGCTCTACACCTCACTCCTCGTCCAGGCGGACCGCGCCCTCCAGGGCGGCCGTACGTCCCGCTCCCGCGACTTCCGCGAGTCGTTCCTGATCGCCTACGGCTCCCGGATCCGGGCGCGGCTGACCGCCGCGACGGCGGAGGAGGAGTCGGCCGAGGCCACCCCCGGCCTGCTCCCGGCGCTGGCCTCCCGTGCCCTGGCGGTGGAGGACACCACCCGCCGGCTCTTCCCCACGACGACCACCTCCCGCCTGAAGGCGCGCGACGCGGACGGCTGGCAGCACGGCGAGTCGGCGGCGGACAGCGCCAACCTGCGCGGCCAGCAGGGCAGTTAGCCGCGCGGGGTCCACACCGGCGCGGCCGGGTCGTGGAACTGCTCGCGCAGGAAGGCGTCCGCGCCGGTGACCGTCAGCAGCAGGACGCGGAGCATGCCCGGGTCGTAGCCCCGCCAGTGCGCCTTGTCCCACATCACCACCGGCCAGGCGTCCGGGTCGGGGGAGCCGGTGAGCCAGAAGCACTGCTCGCCGCCGATGCCGCTGCCCCAGGCGAGCAGGCCGCCGGGCTCGGGGAAGAAGGGGTGGGGGAACTGGTCGGGGTAGTCGGCCCTGATGTCGCGCAGCAGGGCGCTCGTCTCGGCGGCGTCGTCCAGCATCGCCCCCACCGCGGAGGCCGGCACCGGCGGATCGTCCAGCGGCCAGGGGGTGTTGACGCTGAGCCGCCCGCACACCTCCCCGCCGCCGAAGGCGTCGACGAACGCGCTGAAGTCCGCGGGCAGTTCGACGCCGTAGGCGGTGGCCGCGGCCGCCCAGGGCAGCACCTCCCCCTGGCGGGGGGTGAGCTGGGCGAGCCGCCCGAACTCCTCGATGTCGTCGCGCATACCGATGCTCCGTCCCCGACCGCGAACCCCGCCGCGGGCGTTCAGTCGTCGCCGTTGAGGAAATACCCGTCCTTCTCGTTGTAGACGACGGCGGAGCAGTTCTGCGGGACGGTGTTGCCGTTGAGGTCCCATGCCTCGACCTGGTAGCGGTAGAGGTACGGGATCAGGCTGTTGGGCGTCTTGTAGACGGGCGCGACCAGCATCTGCACGACCCCCGACTTCATCAGGCCGGTGACGCACCCCTGGACGCGGGTCATCTCCCCGACGTTGACCGGCTTGGTCCAGCAGGGCGAGAGGTTGGCCATGACGCCGCGGCCGCCCAGTGCCTGCGGGATGAGGTGGCAGCTGTTCACCGGCGTCCGCTCGCTGGGGAAGAGCTTCGCCGCACGCGCTTTGGCCACGTCCATGCCGGGACTGCCGGAGTTGGACGGCGCTCCGCTGGCGGCCTCCAAGCTGAGGCACACCGCCGCTCCAGTGGCGCGCTTCTGCCATCCGACAGGGGAGTAGTACGTCCAGCCGTCCGGGCCGTTCGGCTCGTGGTCGGCGGGCGGCCGGTCCACGCAGGTCGGCTTCTTCTTGCCGTCGTCGTCGCCGGGCGGGGCGGTGGGGACGGCGGTGGGCGACGAACTGGGCAGGCCGGTGGGCGCGTCGGTCGGGGCGAGCGTGGGGTTCGCGCTGCCGGTCGCGGTCGGTGTCGGTGTCGGCGTGGCGTTCCGCCGGAAGGCGTCGAGGAGTTGCTGCTCCACCTGCTCCATCGCCAGCAGCGCGTCCACGTCGACCTGGGCCAGCGCCTGGACGATGGCCTGACCGCTGGAACTGACGCTGTACGGGACGGGTTCGCCGCCCTCGGCCTCGGACTGCGCCTCGGCCTCCTCCTTCTTCAGCGCCTCCTGCTCGGCGAAGACCGCCCCGGCCGTCCCGTCCTCGCAGCCGATGTCGTTCGTCCCCTTCAGCGGCAGGACGGCGGTCGCGGTGCAGGTGCCCGCGGGCTCGCCCTCGATCTCGACGGTCGCGGTCAGCGTCGCGTTCACCTGCCCGCCGGCGATCTTCGTCCCGGGGGCGCCGCTCGTGACGTCGCTGCTGACATGGGCGACCACCGAGCAGCCGCCCGCCGAACAGGACAGGTCCGCCTTGCCCTTGAGGCTGAAGTCGATGTCGGAGTTGATCGCCGTCTTCAACTGCTTGGTCGAGTCCTGGAGTTCCCGGTAGAAGGCGTCGACGTCCTGCGGGGCCAGCTCGGTGAGGTCCAGGGTCCCCGCAGGCGTGGCGTAACGAGCGGGCGCCACCGCGGTGTACGCGGTGCCGTGCGCGCCGAGCCCGAGGTCGGAGGGCAGCCCCGGCAGCGAGGGGAAGCCGGACGGCAGTGACGGGAACGCCGAGGGCAGCGAGGGGAAGCCGGACGGCAGTGAGGGCATCCCCGAGGGCAGCGACGGCATCGGCGGCAGCGTCGGCAGTGACGGCAGCCCGGACGGCCCGCCCCCCGCCACCGACTTCGGCACGTACCGCAGCAGCCGGTACGGCTCGTCCCGCGTGATGAAGAGGTCGCCGTCCGGTGTGCTGGCCTTCCGCGTCCGCGTGCCGTCCACGTCGTCCGCCGGGCTCTTGCCGTCAGACAGCACCGTCTTCCTGCTGTTCAGCGAGGTGAACAGGCGGTTCGCCAGCGCCGCCGGCGTCTGCACCCCCGACGCCGTGCTGCTCGTGCCCGCCGTGGCCGACGCCTTGCTGCCGGTGATCCACTTCCCGGCGAGCCCGGTCGGGTCGGCGGCCTTGTCGCCCAGCAGGTTCGGCATCTTCACATAGGTGGTGCCGTTCACGGTGATCGTGCTGACCTTCTGCCCGGCGACGGTCATCGTGCCGAGGACGTCACCGGTGTACGTGACCTGGATCTCCGCCGAGGTGCCGGCTCCGGCGCCGGTGTCGTACCGGATCGCGGGCTGCGCGGCCAGGCTCGCCAGTGCCGTCTCGAACGCGGCCCGGTCCGGCTCGGCCTGCCGGGACCCCTGCCAGACGAGCGCCCCGGCGACCAGTCCCACCACCACGACACCCGCCCCGAGCCCCAGCCAGCCCTTGTGCCGCCGCCACCAGGGCCTGCGGCCCACGGTCGGCGGAGCGGCCGGCTTGGGTGGTATCGGCGGCCACTGGGGCGGCCCCCCGAATCCGCTGCTCATCGTCCCGCACCCCCGAAGCGCTCAGCCGCCCCGGGTGAGCACCGAGACCGGCCCGCTGGCCGGCAGGGTCCGGGGCGATGGACGCCACGCTAGCCACTCGGCGCCACTCCTGACAGTGCATCAACAACTTTGTGACACGACCTGCACCATCACCCCGGGGTCAGCCCACCCGCGTGCCGCGTACTACGCAGAGGGGTCCGGCCGGTCAGGACTCCGGGTCGGCGCAGACCGCCCAGACGACTTTGCCGGGTCCGTCGCGGTCGGTGACGCCCCATCGGTGCCCGGTCAGGGTGTCCACGAGGGCCAGGCCGCGCCCCCGCTCGTCCTCCGGCGGCGCCGCCCGCACGGTCGGTTCGCCCGCCGCCAGGTCGGCCGGGTCGTGGACCTCGATCCGTACGCCGCCGGGCACCGGCAGCACGCTCACCCCGGTCCTGCGCCCCTCCACGGCGGCGTGCTGGCAGGCGTTGGTCATCAGCTCGGTGAGCACGAGACCCGCGACGGGGGCCAGGTCAGGGCGCCCCCACTCGGCGAGTCTGCGTTCCAGCGAGTGCCGCGCCTGGTGGACGCCGCGCGGGGTGGCGGGCCACAGGATCTGCGCCGGGGTGTAGGGGTGTGCCGTGGTCGCCATCCGGTGAGCCGCCTCTGCGTGATCGATTTCTGACGTTCCGTAGGCAAGCGTGGGGGCTGCCGCCTACGATCGACAGAGGTGGGGCATTGCCCCCTCCGACCGGCACGACGCTGCCGCCGTCCGGGCGTGTCCGTCACGCTCCGCCAGCGCGCGGCCGTGCTGAACGGCTCGGCCAGGCGGGCATTGCCTGGCCGTCAGGCAAGGGAAGTGGGTGCGTAGCTTCGCATGGACGGCAACGGGGATGACGGCCTGTCAGCTCGCGCGGTCTACCGCAACGAGCTGCTAAGGCAACGGGAACGCAGCGGCTGGACGCTCGCCGAGCTGTCCGAGCGCACGAAATACGACGGGTCGTATCTGCAACGGCTCGAAAAGGGCGGCCGGTTGGGCTCGGTCGATGCGGCCGGGATGCTCGACCGTACGTACGGCACTGGGGAACTCCTCTCCCACCTGTGGCGGTTGGCCAAGCGGGAGGCGGGCGCGAACAGATACGAGGGATTCAGCGAGGTGGAGGCCGAAGCCACCGGGATCCACGAATTCAGCGTGAGTACGGTCCCGGGCCTGTTGCAGACGCCTGGATACGCCGAGACGGTGCTGCGGTTCGACGGACCGGCAAGCGAGGAGGTGCTGGCGGAACAGGTGCAAGCCCGGATGGCGCGGCAGGATCGCCTCACCGGCCTCAAGGCCCTTCAGTACCGGGGACTGCTGGACGAGTCGGTGATCCACCGGCCGGTCCCCGACTCGCAGGTATGGGGCGATCAGCTGGCACACCTCGTGCAGGTGGCCCAGGAGCCGAACATCTCCTTGCAGATCGTGCCGTTCGGGATCGGTCCGCACGCGCTGGTCTTCAACGCGGTCCAACTCCTGTGGCTGCCCAGCGGGCGTACGGTCGCGTACTTCGAGAACATCTGGAGTGGCCAACTGGTCCAGGAAATCGAGGACGTGGAGCGGCTTCGGTTGGCCTACGATCTGCTGAGGGATGCCGCGCTCTCGACTGCCGACTCCCTCGCACTGCTGCGGACCACGCTGGAGGACCACACGTCATGCGCAACTCCACGCCAGACCTGAGCACCGCCATGTGGCGCAAGTCGTCATACAGCGGCAACTCGAACCCCGACAGCTGCATCGAGGTCGCCGACGGCTTCTCCGGCCTGGTCCCGGTGCGCGACTCCAAGGACCCCCAGGGCCCCGCCCTGGTCTTCCCGGCCGACAGCTGGGCGGCCTTCGTGGCCGCTGTGAAGGGTGAGCACTTCCGGATCTGACGCCGGTTCGGGGGCGGACCCTGCGGGCGGCGGACACGTTCCGTCGCCGTGAGGTGCTTCTATGGTCACTCAGCGCTGTCGAGTCACCGCGTGGAGTTGCCATGGCCGAACCGTCGACCCCTTCGGATTTCCGGCCGTCCAAGGGCTTCGCCCAAGAGGTGAAGGACGCGGTGAGCCTGCGGGCCACCATCATGATCCTCGGGGTGCTGATCCTCGAACTGGCCTTCGTCGTCTCCTACATCGGCGCCTTCCACTCGCCGAAGCCCAGCCGGATCGCGCTGGTCGTGGTGGCTCCCGCGCAGGCGCAGTCCGCGCTGGTCGGGAAGCTGAACGCGCTGCCCGGCCGGCCGCTGTCCGTCAGGCCGGCCGGGAGCGTGGGGCAGGCACGGGCGATGGTGCTCGACCGCCGTGTCGAGGCCGCACTCGTGGTCGCGCCCGCCGGCGGTGCCGACCGGCTGCTGGTGGCGTCGGCCGCGGGACCGGCGGGGGTGCAGTCGCTGCAGCTGGTCTTCCAGAAGGTGGAGGGCCCGGGCCGGCTGGTGATCACCGACCTGCGGCCGCCGACTTCGGCGGACGGGCGCGGGCTGAGCAGCTTCTATCTCGTTGTCGGCCTGATCATCGGCGGCTACCTGGCGTCCGCCGCCCTCGCGATGTCGTTCGGGGCGCGGCCGGCCAACCTGCACCGGACGCTGATCCGGCTGGCCGCGCTCGCCGTGCTGTCGGTGCTGTCCGGGCTCGGCGGGGCCGTCATCGCCGACCTGGTCTTCGACGCGCTGCCGAACCACTTCGCGCCGCTGTGGTGGATCGGGGTGCTGATCACCTTCGCCGCGGCCGCGGCCGGGATGGCCTTCCAGGTGCTGCTGGGGCCGCTCGGTATCGCCGTGTCCGTACTGATCTTCGTGGTGCTGGGCAATCCCAGCGCCGGCGGCGTCTTCCCCGCGTCGCTGCTGCCGCCGTTCTGGCGGGACATCGGCCCGGCGCTGCCCAGCGGCGCCGGGGTGACGCTGGTGCGCAACTACGTCTACTTCGGCGGCCACGACACCTTCACCGCCTGGTGGGTGCTGTGCGCCTGGGCGGTGGGCGGTGTGCTGCTGAGCTGTGTGGCGTCCCTGCTCCGCCAGGTGCGATTCGGCCTCCCCGGCCGGCGCCGTACGGCCTGACGCCCCCGGGCCCGCCCGTACCGCCCACCGGTGGAACCCCGCCCCGGGGCGCGGCGGGAGCTGACACGCCGAGGGCGGCCCGGGCGCGTCACCCGGGCCGCCCTCGTGAGGGTGGTTCAGACGGTCAGGGGATCGAGCAGGAGGGGGCGGACGCGGCCCTCGATCATGGCGCCGAGGCCCTGGACGGCGACCACGTCGGGGCGGTCGGCGACGTGCACGGGCATGCCGGTGGCCTCGCGGAGCATCAGGTCGAGGCCCGGCATCAGCGCGCTGCCGCCGGCCAGCATGATGCCGCGGTCGCCGAGGTCGGCGACCAGGTCGGGCGGGCACTGCCGGAGGACCCCGGTGATGGCGTCGAGGACCGCGGTCAGCGGGGTGCGCATCGCGTGCCTGACGCCCTCGGTCTCGACCAGCACCGAGCGGGCCATGCCGCTGATGACGTCCCGCCCGTGCACCTCGGTGGTGGGGGTGCCGCCGGTCGCGGGGGCGCCGAGCATCTGGTGCAGCGGGCGCACCGACTGGCTCGGCAGCATCAGCTCGTGCGCGTTGCGCAGGTGCTGGACGACCGCCCGGTCGATCGCGTCGCCGCCGACCGGCACGGTCTCCGCCGACACGATCGAGCCGAGCGAGAGGACCGCGACCTGGGTGGTGCCCGCGCCGCACACCACGATCATGGTGGCCTCGGGGTGCTCCACCGGCAGCCCGCAGCCCACCGCCGCGGCGATCAGCGTGTCCACCAGCTCGACCCGGCGCGCGCCGAGCCCGTACAGCGTCTCGACCGCCGCCCTGCGGGCGATCGGCTCGCTGCCGTGCGGGGTGCACACCGCCGCCCGCATCATCGGCACCCGGAGCCTGCGGCGGCCGAGCTTGTCGCCGAGGATGTGCCGCAGCATCCGCTGGGCCATCGCGATGTCCACCACCGCGCCACCCGCGACCGGACGGACGACCCTGATGTGCTCGGGGGTGCGGCCGGCCATCTGCTCGGCCTGCGCGCCGACCGCGATGAGCGCGCCGGTGCGGATGTCGACCGCGGCCACGCTGGGCTCGTCCGCGACCACCCCACTGCCGCGCAGGTAGACCCGGGTGCGTGCGGCGCCCAGGTCGACCGCGACCGTGCAGCGGCGCAACTGGTCGAGCGTGGGGTTGGAGGGGAAGCCGATCACCGCATGCCTCCCTGCTGGTGGCTCCGGTGCGGGTGGTAGCTGGCCAGCGACCAGATCACGAACAGGTCGATCGCGATCATGATCACCGACCAGACGGGCTGGTAGGGCAGGAAGATGAAGTTCGCGATGATCTGGATCGAGGCGATGCCGATGCCCGCGAACCTGGCCAGCGGCACGCCCAGCAGCAGGCCCATGCCGATGAATGCCGCGATGACGCCCAGCACCAGGTGGATCCAGCCCCACGCCGTCACGTTGAAGTTGTAGGCGGAGCCGCCCCGGGTGATGACGTAGACGGAGTCCTTGGCGATGCCGACGATGCCTTCGAGGACCGCCAGGACGCCGCCGACCAGGAGCAGGATCGCCGCGAAGACCGTGCCGCTCGCCGCCCAGGCCTCGCGGTCGGCGTCGTGCCCGGAGTGTCCGGGTCCGGTGGGCGGTTGCGCGGAGGGGGTGGATCGGCTCATTGCGGCTCCCGAGTCTGCAGCAGACGGCGGGAACGGAACGAACCCGTACAAAACCCGCCTTGACGACAACATGATCTGACGATCAGTCGGATAATGCGAGCAGGACTGGGCCGTACGGGAGTGCGCCATGCGAGGGTTTCGCGCCGCCGGTGCTGCGCCATGCGGGGGTCCCGCGCCGCCGCCGTCGGGCGGAGCCGCGCGGGCGGCGGGCGCGGGAAGGGGCGGGACTACTCCCCGGACTCCAGGCGGAAGCCGACCTTGAGGCCCACCTGGTAGTGCTCGATCTCGCCGTCCACGATGTGCCCGCGCACCTGCGTCACCTCGAACCAGTCGAGTTCGCGCAGGGTCTGTGCGGCACGGCGGATGCCGTTGCGTACGGCGTCGTCCACGCCCTCCTTGGAGGTGCCGACGATCTCCGTCACCCGGTAGGTGTGCTCGGCCATGGCGGACTGCCCTTCACTGGGGGTCGGGTTGCGTCTCCCACGGTGCCGCAGAGCGGGCCGGAACGCACGCGGACCGACCGCACGAGCCGCTGCGGCCGCCGGGCCGCACTCGGCCGTTGTGGCCGTCACCGCCGCCGGTAGCAGACGGTGTACGCCAGCTTGGGGTAGTAGTCCGGCTTCCAGGTCGCCCAGGCGTCCGTGCCGCAGAACTTGGCGTTGTTGTAGGTGGGCGTGCGGCCGGTCACCACCACGTTGGCGGAGCCGCACGACGAGGCGTGCAGCGACGGGCGGGTGGTCGTGCCGGTGAAGCGCATGCACTCGTGCTGGGTGGCGTGGCCGGCGTCGTCCGGGTAGTTCATCGTCAGGCAGAGCGTGACGTCGAGGTCGGACCGGCCGCCCACGGTGAAGTGCTCCACCCAGTCGTTGTCCCGCAGGCTGTTGCAGCGGCTGCCGTCCGTCGTCCCGGTGTAGCGCTTCTGCACGGTGAAGGCGCCGTTCTGGCAGTCGATCCCGTTCCACGCGCTGTCCGCGCTGGTGCCCCACACGCAGTCGCCGGGGACGGCGTGGTAGGCGCTGCCGTGGTCGTACAGGTAGCTGAGGCACAGCACGAGGTTCTGAGCCGGGTAGGGCACGTTCCAGGAGTCCTCTGGGACGTTCGCGCAGCCGCCGGTGTCGGTGGTGCCGTGCAGCACGTCGACCACCTTGAACGTCCGCGGCGCGCAGCCGGTCGGCCGGAGGCCGGCGGTCTGCGGGGCCCCGGTGTCGTCGAAGCAGTCGCCGGTCGCCGCGGTGCCGATCGGGTCCTGCGTGGCCGAGGGGGAGTCGGACGGGTCCTGCGAGCCGTCCGGCTGGTCGCCGCCGTCGCCGCCGTCGCCGCCGTCGCCGTCGTCGGTGGGCAGGGTGCCCGGCAGTCCCGGGATACCCGACACCGCCACGCCGGGCGGCTGCGCCCCGAAGGAGTCGTGCGAGCCGCCCGCGGACAGCACGAGGACGGCGATCACCGCGAGCCCCACCGCGGTGGCCACCACCGACGCCGGGACGTCCCGCCACCACGGCCGCGGGCGTACCGGGGGCAGC from Streptomyces sp. NBC_01198 includes these protein-coding regions:
- a CDS encoding DUF3533 domain-containing protein, with the protein product MAEPSTPSDFRPSKGFAQEVKDAVSLRATIMILGVLILELAFVVSYIGAFHSPKPSRIALVVVAPAQAQSALVGKLNALPGRPLSVRPAGSVGQARAMVLDRRVEAALVVAPAGGADRLLVASAAGPAGVQSLQLVFQKVEGPGRLVITDLRPPTSADGRGLSSFYLVVGLIIGGYLASAALAMSFGARPANLHRTLIRLAALAVLSVLSGLGGAVIADLVFDALPNHFAPLWWIGVLITFAAAAAGMAFQVLLGPLGIAVSVLIFVVLGNPSAGGVFPASLLPPFWRDIGPALPSGAGVTLVRNYVYFGGHDTFTAWWVLCAWAVGGVLLSCVASLLRQVRFGLPGRRRTA
- a CDS encoding DUF397 domain-containing protein, coding for MRNSTPDLSTAMWRKSSYSGNSNPDSCIEVADGFSGLVPVRDSKDPQGPALVFPADSWAAFVAAVKGEHFRI
- a CDS encoding LppU/SCO3897 family protein; translation: MEALRADDPAQVGPYALVGRLDAGELGQAYAGRHPAGPLVTVTVPYPHLAADPGFRDRFRADVGVTRRVAGPFVLPVDADTESPTPWLVTAGPDVPTLASAVTGGGPLPPYRIRELAVALTGALVGVREAGAALVGLEPSAVVMTPDGPRLSPFGITRLAHGDAGRSDPDAVWTLGAVLHFAATGRPPTAAPAGWQPGPPVVAEPVLAQLISDCLAASPTARPTLADLVGRLNATAVPGAVLLPPVRPRPWWRDVPASVVATAVGLAVIAVLVLSAGGSHDSFGAQPPGVAVSGIPGLPGTLPTDDGDGGDGGDGGDQPDGSQDPSDSPSATQDPIGTAATGDCFDDTGAPQTAGLRPTGCAPRTFKVVDVLHGTTDTGGCANVPEDSWNVPYPAQNLVLCLSYLYDHGSAYHAVPGDCVWGTSADSAWNGIDCQNGAFTVQKRYTGTTDGSRCNSLRDNDWVEHFTVGGRSDLDVTLCLTMNYPDDAGHATQHECMRFTGTTTRPSLHASSCGSANVVVTGRTPTYNNAKFCGTDAWATWKPDYYPKLAYTVCYRRR
- a CDS encoding rod shape-determining protein — encoded protein: MIGFPSNPTLDQLRRCTVAVDLGAARTRVYLRGSGVVADEPSVAAVDIRTGALIAVGAQAEQMAGRTPEHIRVVRPVAGGAVVDIAMAQRMLRHILGDKLGRRRLRVPMMRAAVCTPHGSEPIARRAAVETLYGLGARRVELVDTLIAAAVGCGLPVEHPEATMIVVCGAGTTQVAVLSLGSIVSAETVPVGGDAIDRAVVQHLRNAHELMLPSQSVRPLHQMLGAPATGGTPTTEVHGRDVISGMARSVLVETEGVRHAMRTPLTAVLDAITGVLRQCPPDLVADLGDRGIMLAGGSALMPGLDLMLREATGMPVHVADRPDVVAVQGLGAMIEGRVRPLLLDPLTV
- a CDS encoding helix-turn-helix domain-containing protein; amino-acid sequence: MDGNGDDGLSARAVYRNELLRQRERSGWTLAELSERTKYDGSYLQRLEKGGRLGSVDAAGMLDRTYGTGELLSHLWRLAKREAGANRYEGFSEVEAEATGIHEFSVSTVPGLLQTPGYAETVLRFDGPASEEVLAEQVQARMARQDRLTGLKALQYRGLLDESVIHRPVPDSQVWGDQLAHLVQVAQEPNISLQIVPFGIGPHALVFNAVQLLWLPSGRTVAYFENIWSGQLVQEIEDVERLRLAYDLLRDAALSTADSLALLRTTLEDHTSCATPRQT
- a CDS encoding DUF2786 domain-containing protein — protein: MDNRFGDAYARAIHGGADEVDAAASVLAADSGRDAVAARWMRDVVGGCERRGWRGDDLGRMAGRELGALHQRLAQWPDGRSLGDFAREERLTGFAAATAFVELLCLYARLPALPVLAAPAEQAAPPKMLARIRALLAKAESTGYPEEAEALSAKAQHLMARHSIDAALLAAAHADGAAAGARRIWIDGPYEAAKALLLDAVAAANRAQSVWSSEIGFSTVVGHAPDLDAVELLYTSLLVQADRALQGGRTSRSRDFRESFLIAYGSRIRARLTAATAEEESAEATPGLLPALASRALAVEDTTRRLFPTTTTSRLKARDADGWQHGESAADSANLRGQQGS
- a CDS encoding DUF7144 family membrane protein — protein: MSRSTPSAQPPTGPGHSGHDADREAWAASGTVFAAILLLVGGVLAVLEGIVGIAKDSVYVITRGGSAYNFNVTAWGWIHLVLGVIAAFIGMGLLLGVPLARFAGIGIASIQIIANFIFLPYQPVWSVIMIAIDLFVIWSLASYHPHRSHQQGGMR
- a CDS encoding dodecin, which translates into the protein MAEHTYRVTEIVGTSKEGVDDAVRNGIRRAAQTLRELDWFEVTQVRGHIVDGEIEHYQVGLKVGFRLESGE
- a CDS encoding ATP-binding protein: MATTAHPYTPAQILWPATPRGVHQARHSLERRLAEWGRPDLAPVAGLVLTELMTNACQHAAVEGRRTGVSVLPVPGGVRIEVHDPADLAAGEPTVRAAPPEDERGRGLALVDTLTGHRWGVTDRDGPGKVVWAVCADPES